The Melitaea cinxia chromosome 9, ilMelCinx1.1, whole genome shotgun sequence DNA segment cgttgtattactcgtcgatgtaattgaagtcggtttttttttcgtttgcgagcaaacacaattattcaaaattgtaaataattccaccataatgattataatattattttcatctaAAGACTAACAATTTGATGCCTTAATGTCTTGTAAGACTTTCCTTAAAATTATTCTCAGAATATGCGGGTTCCTTTAAGATGTTTTCCTTTCCAACTGTAATCCAATTATCGTTTTACTAGTACCCATGGGCGTATTCACAGTGGAGCAAGATGCTCCACTCTGACTCGAAGctaataacataatttttagttctgtaatttaaatttgagattAGGTAAAATTTCCgcaagatatttttaaaaagtgtagatagtgaaggtaaataaaaatttattttaaattttctactaAGTACATTTACCTATTTAGTTCTACCCACTTCTTTACAAAGTTTTGGATACGCCCATAGTATTAGTCAAGTAttcgaatataataataatctatgcATTATTGTCTCCAACCATTTTGTTTAGCTCAAAATTAATCTATTGTAATTAACTAACGTCCAGACATCGTTAATGTCGATAATGAAATATTCAATATTACAGCTTACGGCTTAATTAACAAAGAGTATTGCGACCAGTCATTTACAGATTTTAATGGAAGTTTGAATATTATGGAAAATAATGAGCAAAAATTGAACCGTATATTGTTTCACGCTAACGCAACAGGCAGATGTGCGAATTACGAATGCATTAACGTGGATTTAAACGAAGTGTGCGGCATCAGACAAGATGGCGTAGGTTTTAGAATAAGATTGTTTGATAATAAATGCGAACTATTAAAATACAACTGTgagaatattgaaaaatatgatGAAACtgatattttcatttgtaaacaatcaaataattttgataaagatGGAAATAATGAATTTAGTGATAAGAATGTCACAAACTTAGTGGTAGTGAATACTAACATGCTCGGACAATATGATAATATAAACGATAcaattgattctttttttgctgCATCTCACGTATTTGATTTACCGATGAAAGAAGTAGAACCATTTAACACGAGAAGAAAGTTGTTGAAATACGCTGGACCTGTTAAAGTATTTGTGCCTTGGATCGTCAAaccaaaaaatattagtaatgaCACATTTCATAGACCTACACTATCATCATGTTACCATAAGTGCCCAACAGTAAGTTTAATAGATATTTACACATCATACTTTTAATGCTTTTATTAGATGCAatgaatgttaaaataaaacaaaaatatatttactgaaATCAAAAAGATTtgaccttaattttttttcttgataatATCAACCTTCCATTTTGAATGAGCTAATATGCCCctaattaggtatattattgTTTCTTTACTTTTCAGAAATGTCCAGACACTTATGCGCCAGTATGTGGTGTCCCTGGTATAGTGGCACGAGAACCTTCTTTAATGTTTCAGAATCACTGCTTTATGGACGTAGCTCAGTGTAAGATGTTCTGGGAAGACAAAAGTAGTACCGCTCATAGCTcctgttagtttttttttaacgaatatATTCTACATGATTATAGATGATATACTTAGTAGGTATAAGAATATCTCTTATAAATGATACCTAATCAGAAAGACGAGATCGTTGAAGTACgtcgacctaacagaagatgATACAGCTAAATGACAATGCTTTCAGTTTAGTTTagttttcctgtggtgagtaaggtgagcagGCAAAGGTCCAACGGCAACcgtttttcattgtttttatacaactaggtcggcaaagaagcgtacggctcacctgttggtaagtgattaccgttgCCTATAGACgcgtgcaacaccagaagcatcgtaagtgTGTTGCCGTCTCTAGTCTAGACCCTGCCAAGTAGTTCTGGCtatcttactcactacaggaagaTAAGTAGCCGTTTACCAtaaggtaagccgtacgcttggcCGTGTCCGCATTACCAGGTGGGCCGGGCCATATTGTTTAACgccctagtcgtataaaaaaagacTACTtcgttctttatttttttagaacgaagttttttaattacagaGGATTTTTTTGGGATATAACGTCTTAAACTTTTTGTAATGCTTATTTGATTTTTCTACGCTACTTCACAATTGTGCACAATATAACATAGCTTTGATAGAGACCGTCAAAGTGTTTGCAATTAAGCAAAGATATCACACCAATCACACCCTAGCAGCTATTGACACCGTCGTTCATCAATCTATCCGTAAATccacatgtatttatttacgtgGCTGGCTGTATATTACCTTTGTTTATTTACGAACCGTGTCCGCAACATCAAAGGCTCGGTATGACAGGCTGTTCAATCAATATCGATGCCCAAGGCACTTGTTAACATATGTACAGTCCGCATTGAAATCAAAACTAGTCGATCAGTCTTATACGAACGGTCGAATATTATGTTGACATTTAAGCGAGCTTTTGATGTGCATGCATGCAATGTAAATGAATACGAAATGAaatttcatatatatgtattttaaatgcgATATGAGTCtcaaagtaatattaatttctCTTCAATGTACCTgtataacaatatttcaatatttaattaatttttatcagaTGTATTAACAGAAATAAAcagttaaaacaataaaatataagaggtatttttgtatttctataGCTTATGTATTGTTTatcatttacttaaaatttctaCACTTTTAGCCTTATCGATAGAAGAAAAGTTTCACTTTCAGaaaaattagaataattttGAGACAACTGACCTTTTACAATATCTTAAGGGTCGATTTCGTTGTTTAAGTTTccactttattatatttaaaaagtgtgCAAAATGTTTTAtccatatttttattgtttattcggAAATTGACGTTTAGGTGTTTGatcaaaaatgaaattaattgcaTTGCAGCgatagacacacacacacacacacacacacacacaaaaatatatatataggtttaCGATATAAAacccaaaacaaaaaaaaaacaaaaaaagactaAAATATCTTTTCAGCATATGTAGAAACTTCTTTTCTTTTCTGCATGGGAGATGAAATGAACGCGGTATACAGATTCCTACCTGCCATCAGAACTTTACAACACATGGGACGTCTAAAGAAGAAAGGCAAATTCAGAGCTAAGCTGAGGAATTTTAGATACGTTAGCGATTTTCGATCTGGACGACCTAAATTTATGggttgaataaatttaataaaatatctgctattgtattttttgtcaatAACTTTTCCTTTTCAGCTGTGCTAGGAGAAGTATCTTCTCCATGCTTGACtgcgagagatcgtggcaggcggcggtttccttctgcgaagaggtaatgacgcagaaggagaccgcgtagcgggccagagaggaagaaGCCTCTGTTGGCCCAccccggcgcagacgtacgagGGCAAGGAGGAGACGATTTGCCCATCTcttccccccctcgtaatagtggggtcgccggccgatagtcgggggacttcggcctgccggacgacacgaccctacacgtctgaggggtggccttgttgtgagcgaggccaccccaccattgtgccggggcccggaagctttgcTCGGGCCTACCGcgggggcgaggtggcgaatgctacgCGATCCTATCTTGCcacacccaggcggacgactgctcacacgtggtggttttttagtcagtaggagtctgacataaccctctggcgcccccgcgctggagggtatccatgatggattttccccacgtaaaaaaaaggagaAGTATCTTTTAGGGATAAGAACactacatatataatatgtacttgTGTTTAATGGCATGTATCTTTTACAATActgtattgtaaatataataaagtttaaattatacaaaatagtaAGCATATGATTTACATACAatgcaaaatgtttttttttttttaatgggtaTGCATTTATTACGTGTGTTATTATACCACTACCACTGACtcggaatgcagattctgcagagagtAATCGGAAAGAAATTCTGCATGAAATCTTTTTAAAACTGACAACAAGCTTATAAGGTTGAGTTAAGCAATTACTTTCAGTTTGAATCAAGCGTACAcgtaaattgtttattatttgaagtatcaattaataattatcattaaatcTATAGTGATAAACGGAGAgccgcattttttttttgttcagttaTACGCGAatactactgaaccgatcggaataatatttataagataaCATGCAGCATGTTTCGGAGAAAGATTTAGTATATGATGTGTTgatgattacttatcgtgtaaaaatatAGACGGATAGATGacgctagtaatatataaaagaaaattaaaaaagttgaaTTTCAAAATTCATTACTATAGTTTTCAAAATGATTTATGCGACATTTGACTAGTCTGTTGCATTACCTACATATGTAGAGTGGCTACAAGCAAGAGGTGttaaattaaactatatttGGGCACTACATGAGATATCTAAGTTATTAAAGAAAGAAACTCGTAATATAGAAGCAATATTTTAGGTgcagttttatatatatattgaataaagGATTTCATAATTGATTGTAAAATTTCTGTTTGGATTTGTGTCATGGCAGCGGTAAAGTAAGTAGGAATTTATAtgattaactagctgtgcttgcGACTTGGTCCGTCGtggaatttataaaaagttattgttcagttcgtagagttataaaataaatatatttctaaaataaaagtagcctaagttactccttattatatcagctatctgccagtgaaagttccgtgaaaatcggttcagccgtttcagagattatccggaacaaacagacagacagacagacatacagacaaaaattgtaaaaaaatgttattttagtatatgtaccgtatatacatccatataaatTTAGCAAAAGCGGtcattatagatttatttaataatttctgattaactaaatcaaaatacgaattactttgtactatgtataaataataaagttctttatgttatgtatttttattgttctgCGAAAATGtggtgtattatatattatatattgtggtgtataggtacattaaaaaaaaacgagtgtgctttagaccacatgactgaagtaaaaccaAGTCAAGCCTacgtaaaaaaagtttaacttcaaaaactaagcgtttaatatcataaaattgtatttttatcgcCTACCTGtaatagtatatttcattacaagtgtggaaaGGCGGTCATTGCAAAGAGTTCCGACAAATGTCTACCCGAGCCAAGGCGTAGCCGAAGGCGAGGGTTGACAATCGGAATAAGTTGCAATGACGGTTCCGCACGtgtactgaacgactatttttaatacagttgcgaaaaaatgaagcaatttattaaagaaaatttctgaaaaatggcggcaaccgtagaatataagcagagtttttttttcttcacccattctggtaggcaaagggaactatgcccatacagccaagtcttcagtagaagttttttattgatatgaaatgaaaatgaaatttaatgagatgaaatgaaatgaaacctaaccaaactcattcaatcaaatcattaaatctgacagtgaaacaaattagtagcttctttttagaaatatacgtatttgcatgaatcataaaaacttctatggatttttttgtaaaaacttcatggttggtttttctgtataatagacattattttgacagttgggaaagagaacgcacgagttcgggaaaggtaaaaaaaaaaagcacgagtatgtaataacccacatcccgaacgctatacgtccctgcaatacgccactttttgagcaactgtattaaaaatacctaattaaagttgtaattaaagtctatttaaataattcgtATAGTTTACGCTGAAAGTCATTTTGTTTGAAGCGAATTTCATATTGCTACATTTCAAACAATATTGCAAACATGGCCGACCGATCAAAAAGGTTATTGCGAATAGCAATGAATGCAGTTTATTAAATTCcaataataaatatctgtaatgtaaaatgaaattttcgaacatttgtatttgtgtaacATTGGAAAGCGTATTGCAAATAATGAAGAGTACTATAGTGTTCATTGAATACTGGCATACAATATTGTGAGGGTCCGACAAAATATACGGTACAGTATTCTGTACCGTATACTAAGTATTTTGTCGGACAGATTTGAGTGGATAAGaccgtttaaaaaaaacctcagtttttaatagtttttaagcaTTTTGTTGCTTGGCAAAGGGCTCGTTTCCAAATATGTGAAAGATTGAAACTTAATTCCCTACATTACACAACTGCAAGTTGACGGATAATTTCCCTATCGAGAGTAGTTTTCAAGTAAGTATCTATAATAACAACTAGAACttacaaacatttataaaacataattattttttaaataaatgttttaaaaccaaaaaataaaaaaaaaagtaaattaaggaGAAGAAAAATAACTACATACTACATTTCTATTTCGTAACTGTAGTCAAACAAAATATCGTCAACCTCCTTCACAGTATTTATTAAGTTTGATTACGTGTTTAATTGGCAGACAGGTTAATTTTTCATGCCGCGTAGACATAATATATCATGCTAAACGCAACAAAACACATGTGTACATATAATAGAATGCGTTTAAGTTTTGTGCCATTTATCTGCCTGTACTATCGtaggtttttattataaagaatgTACTTGTAAACAGATAAGAGGGCTAAGGATTGTATTTTGGATTGTTAGCTAGTTTATTTCTGCTTTATATTTGACAGTATATTGAAAAACAAACCGAACATAATTGTGCAGTTAAGGTCTCGGCTAGCGACTGCAACTATGATATTTCAGCGCTCTCGACAAATGGAATAATGATATTCACTGAAGTATTATCTACCAATTACCACGATATTATTACAGTCGAATcaatattttttcctttattattaGATTTCCATTTTTTTGGGAAAATACATATTGGAACGTGTTTTTTTCTACAATTAGAAATTGTAAGCGATGTAATACTTGACTTCGTTATcgtttttaacaataaaaatgttttataaataggtATTAAGAATTTTCTGTTATAGGTATAATCTCCAATTAATTGCTCTACACAGCTAACGAGGAGCAAGAGCTGAATAAACATTGTTAAGAAAAACTCGaacgatattattttattttaaaaattgcctttctttattaaatagttacaaatagggGAAACCAGAGAGTGATTGCCCACTGACAGTGATCGCCcactttaagaaaaatattctcGTGTTCTATCTTTGAATCATTCTAGTTCGATTAGAATTTACTAGATGGCTCTGTGATTagtgtatagtatttttaaaattgactgCTGGCaacactaaaagaaaaaaaacagtaatgaCGGATTTTATCAAGACGGGTGAACGTGTTATTCAAAAAGGTTAGTAGCTTAACAGTTTTCATAAGGAATAACTTGCTTAAAGGctcatttttttgcattttatttgatattaaactATTGGCGTATAGTTATCATGaacttatatgtattttctcag contains these protein-coding regions:
- the LOC123656559 gene encoding uncharacterized protein LOC123656559; amino-acid sequence: MVIEKTEFCETLNCETVQAATVCGLRTEENGIRLKLFKNECELMKHGCSVIDELAYGLINKEYCDQSFTDFNGSLNIMENNEQKLNRILFHANATGRCANYECINVDLNEVCGIRQDGVGFRIRLFDNKCELLKYNCENIEKYDETDIFICKQSNNFDKDGNNEFSDKNVTNLVVVNTNMLGQYDNINDTIDSFFAASHVFDLPMKEVEPFNTRRKLLKYAGPVKVFVPWIVKPKNISNDTFHRPTLSSCYHKCPTKCPDTYAPVCGVPGIVAREPSLMFQNHCFMDVAQCKMFWEDKSSTAHSSSYVETSFLFCMGDEMNAVYRFLPAIRTLQHMGRLKKKGKFRAKLRNFRYVSDFRSGRPKFMG